Proteins encoded together in one Romeriopsis navalis LEGE 11480 window:
- a CDS encoding chemotaxis protein CheW encodes MTNVASPPETQNFLSFSVNSQVAGLLPSLQLVEVLSVTTESIVPISGTAEAVMGVCNWRGEVLWLIDVGATLQAGRLCDHNLLLPQYNVIIAKSPQGPVGLVVETVGQMCWVDPNDVAPAPPLGQTPTASLPPLPYLQGYWQSPEQSEIFAILDLERLLQAL; translated from the coding sequence ATGACAAATGTCGCATCCCCCCCCGAAACCCAGAATTTTCTGAGTTTTTCGGTCAACTCACAGGTTGCTGGCTTACTTCCCTCCTTGCAGTTGGTGGAAGTCCTGTCGGTGACAACCGAATCGATTGTGCCAATTTCGGGCACGGCGGAAGCGGTAATGGGGGTTTGTAATTGGCGCGGTGAAGTTCTTTGGCTGATTGATGTGGGGGCCACGCTGCAAGCCGGTCGCCTCTGTGATCATAATTTGCTCTTACCGCAATACAACGTGATTATCGCGAAATCACCCCAAGGTCCGGTTGGACTTGTGGTCGAAACTGTCGGCCAAATGTGTTGGGTTGATCCGAATGATGTCGCACCAGCACCACCATTGGGGCAAACCCCAACGGCGTCGCTGCCACCGCTGCCCTATTTGCAGGGCTATTGGCAGTCGCCAGAGCAGTCAGAAATCTTTGCAATCCTCGATCTCGAGCGCCTGCTGCAAGCCCTCTAG
- a CDS encoding methyl-accepting chemotaxis protein gives MMSPNDNQPEMNPQDAALDAAAPTELDPQLVGKFAETATAEATVVEPPLDTPTRIAPKLNLRTKATILAVLLGTVPIATVGGIGFLAANNTLDKQINQQHKAETDELIDKVNRFIFERYGDIQIIAQQSVFAEPAKGDAAAKSKVKKQAVLETFKKTYGVYDSIAFFDTRGNVLAQTSGDKLKNHADRAYFQEVIKTGEPVVGQPMQSKSSGKWSVHFAAPVINPNTKQVVGVVRSRLPITTLKTITLTFNKDYQFFNEDGTIFLSNGDKLPASKIQEIFATIPKPSAMQSTAPTIARANNDSRDKLLGYATTRPLQSMPNLNWGVAYTEDKDKAFQAVIDLASALGLGTIATGVIVSTIAIALVSRTTKSLQAATDAVEKIGQGDLDTRLEVDRQDEFGRLGENINEMVEQLQVVLAKQAQQAKYAQIVNQIVSELRGSLKREDILTTATTSLLQHLETDRVVVYNFHDDFNGTVIAEAVKPEYRPILHEVVQDPFREGLIEEYRQGRVRAMNDIVAENLTQCHAELLAAFQIRASVVAPLMQEGELVGLLCAHECGGPRQWQTEEVEMFSQVAIQVGYALEQAHLLNYAETARLEARQEADARTQEQKDQKEMLQRRALELLMEVDPVSQGDLTIRAKVTPDEMGTIADSYNSIIRSLRQLVVDVQGATETVAQTASSNESSVQQLSEEARQQMTAITAALLQVQETVESVKGVTTRAVEAEQGVKLAAAAIADGDIAMNKTVEGISTIRETVSETAKKVKRLGEASQKISKVVNLINGFAAQTNLLALNAAIEAARAGEEGRGFAVVAEEVRSLAQQSSSATEEIEQLVEEIQTQTNEVVLAMEAGTEQVVEGTQMVEETRSKLNEITSVSSTIQRLIGEITEATAVQTQAYETVSQTMEQVATIADDSSKQSDDVAKSFSRLLDVADALQVSVAQFKVS, from the coding sequence ATGATGTCGCCAAATGATAATCAGCCCGAAATGAATCCCCAAGATGCGGCCCTAGACGCAGCTGCCCCAACGGAGCTCGATCCGCAATTAGTTGGGAAGTTTGCGGAAACAGCCACCGCCGAAGCAACGGTCGTTGAGCCACCCTTGGATACACCGACGCGGATTGCACCGAAGTTGAATCTGCGGACGAAAGCGACCATTTTAGCCGTGTTGCTGGGCACAGTGCCGATCGCGACGGTTGGTGGTATTGGCTTTTTGGCGGCAAACAATACCCTCGACAAACAGATCAATCAACAGCATAAAGCTGAGACGGATGAGCTGATTGATAAAGTCAACCGCTTTATCTTTGAGCGCTATGGTGATATTCAGATTATTGCGCAGCAATCGGTATTTGCAGAACCGGCGAAGGGGGATGCCGCCGCCAAGTCAAAGGTCAAAAAGCAGGCAGTCTTAGAGACATTTAAGAAAACCTATGGGGTTTACGATAGCATTGCCTTTTTCGATACGCGCGGTAATGTGCTCGCCCAAACCTCGGGGGATAAGTTAAAGAATCACGCCGATCGTGCGTATTTCCAAGAAGTGATCAAAACCGGTGAGCCCGTTGTTGGCCAACCGATGCAGTCGAAGTCTTCTGGCAAATGGTCCGTCCACTTTGCCGCGCCAGTGATCAATCCCAATACCAAGCAGGTCGTGGGCGTTGTCCGTTCACGATTGCCCATTACGACATTGAAGACGATTACCTTAACCTTTAATAAGGACTATCAATTCTTCAATGAAGATGGCACCATCTTCTTGTCAAATGGCGATAAGTTACCCGCCAGTAAAATTCAGGAAATTTTTGCGACCATTCCGAAGCCTTCGGCAATGCAGTCCACCGCCCCGACAATTGCGCGGGCAAATAATGATTCCCGCGATAAACTCTTGGGCTATGCCACCACCCGGCCGCTCCAAAGCATGCCCAACTTAAATTGGGGCGTGGCTTATACGGAAGATAAGGATAAAGCCTTCCAAGCCGTCATCGATTTGGCCTCGGCGCTGGGATTGGGCACCATCGCCACGGGTGTGATTGTCTCCACGATCGCCATTGCTTTAGTCTCACGCACCACGAAATCACTCCAAGCAGCAACCGATGCCGTTGAGAAAATCGGTCAAGGGGATCTCGATACACGTTTAGAAGTCGATCGCCAAGACGAGTTTGGGCGATTGGGCGAGAACATCAACGAGATGGTTGAACAGCTCCAAGTTGTCTTGGCCAAACAAGCACAACAGGCGAAGTATGCGCAAATTGTCAACCAGATTGTCAGTGAGCTACGGGGTTCGCTGAAACGGGAGGATATTCTGACTACAGCGACAACATCGTTGCTGCAGCACCTCGAGACCGATCGAGTCGTCGTCTATAACTTCCACGATGATTTTAATGGCACCGTCATCGCCGAAGCGGTGAAGCCAGAATACCGCCCAATTTTGCATGAAGTTGTCCAAGATCCTTTCCGCGAGGGTCTGATCGAAGAGTATCGCCAGGGCCGTGTGCGGGCTATGAATGACATTGTGGCCGAGAACTTGACCCAGTGTCATGCAGAACTGCTGGCCGCCTTCCAAATTCGTGCCAGTGTCGTAGCGCCACTGATGCAAGAAGGTGAATTGGTGGGCTTACTCTGTGCCCATGAATGTGGTGGACCGCGCCAGTGGCAGACCGAAGAGGTGGAGATGTTTAGCCAAGTCGCCATACAGGTCGGTTATGCCCTAGAGCAAGCACATCTGTTGAACTATGCTGAAACCGCTCGCTTGGAAGCACGGCAGGAAGCCGATGCCCGCACCCAAGAGCAAAAGGATCAAAAAGAAATGCTCCAACGGCGGGCCTTAGAGCTACTGATGGAAGTCGACCCAGTCTCCCAAGGTGACTTGACGATTCGGGCCAAGGTGACACCGGATGAAATGGGGACGATCGCCGATTCCTATAATTCGATTATTCGGTCCCTGCGACAGTTGGTTGTGGATGTGCAAGGGGCAACGGAGACGGTGGCTCAAACCGCATCGAGTAATGAATCCTCGGTACAACAGCTATCGGAAGAAGCACGACAGCAAATGACCGCCATTACGGCAGCGCTGTTGCAGGTGCAGGAAACCGTAGAATCGGTGAAAGGTGTTACAACCCGCGCCGTTGAAGCAGAACAAGGAGTCAAACTGGCCGCTGCCGCGATTGCTGACGGTGACATCGCGATGAACAAAACAGTGGAAGGAATCTCAACGATTCGTGAAACCGTTTCGGAAACCGCGAAGAAAGTGAAGCGCCTGGGTGAAGCCTCCCAGAAGATCTCGAAGGTGGTCAACCTGATTAACGGTTTCGCGGCACAGACCAACTTGCTCGCACTCAATGCAGCAATTGAAGCCGCCCGTGCAGGTGAAGAAGGTCGGGGTTTCGCCGTGGTTGCAGAAGAAGTGCGTTCCCTAGCCCAGCAGTCGTCGTCCGCCACCGAGGAAATCGAACAGTTAGTCGAAGAGATCCAGACCCAAACCAATGAAGTGGTCCTAGCTATGGAAGCCGGTACAGAGCAGGTCGTCGAAGGGACGCAGATGGTGGAAGAAACCCGCAGCAAGCTGAACGAAATCACCTCGGTGAGTTCGACGATTCAGCGCTTGATTGGCGAAATCACCGAAGCGACAGCGGTACAAACACAGGCTTACGAAACCGTAAGTCAGACGATGGAGCAGGTGGCAACGATCGCCGATGATAGCTCCAAGCAGTCTGACGATGTGGCGAAATCCTTCTCCCGCCTACTCGATGTAGCCGACGCATTGCAAGTGAGTGTAGCCCAGTTTAAGGTCAGCTAA
- a CDS encoding response regulator transcription factor, translating to MATVLVVDDTLTEIEIITKTLQAAGFSTITANSSEVAKLKINEQRPDAIVLDIVLPGESGFELCRELKDDPATSTIPVILCSTKDSEMDKFWGLKQGAASYLTKPIVGEDLVRTMQALVK from the coding sequence ATGGCAACGGTTCTTGTGGTTGATGATACCTTGACGGAAATCGAAATCATCACGAAGACGCTTCAGGCGGCTGGCTTTTCCACCATTACTGCGAATAGCAGTGAAGTCGCCAAATTAAAAATCAATGAGCAGCGCCCCGATGCGATCGTGCTCGACATTGTCTTACCCGGCGAAAGTGGTTTTGAACTTTGCCGCGAACTCAAAGACGATCCGGCAACTTCAACGATTCCGGTGATTTTGTGTTCCACCAAAGATAGTGAAATGGATAAGTTTTGGGGCCTGAAACAAGGGGCAGCATCCTATTTGACGAAGCCAATTGTCGGCGAAGATTTGGTCCGCACGATGCAGGCTCTCGTGAAATAA
- a CDS encoding response regulator yields MNPEMTKLTHDLMALSQQRATGELVVRYKNEAVPAWKLYFYMGRLVYATGGSHSVRRWYRAMKQHCPELLNSGWLNDSAATEQPWEVDLLNQMVAQNLITTAQAKLITQSIVQEVMFALIEERFLTSQWKPNVKIAQHSAFLSVEQVITDAQKMRDGWRGSGLGYLQDWMVQFSPDLAPILKSPPNLASQVSQATFQSMIRLLQGKLTLWDVSLHMRRPLADVMRVLMPFIRQGVIELQNIPDVPAPCAVPMASDPLLSSQPKSLIACIDDSPAIGQIMESILTPQGYEVLSILNPLQGISILLERKPDLIFLDLVMPNTNGYELCTFLRKTTSFQETPIIILTGNDGVIDRVRAKLTGASEFLGKPPEPQKVLQTVQKHLGGEVSETATDSGYAVI; encoded by the coding sequence ATGAATCCAGAGATGACCAAGTTGACCCATGACCTGATGGCTCTCTCCCAGCAACGTGCCACTGGAGAGCTTGTCGTTCGATATAAAAATGAAGCGGTACCGGCGTGGAAACTGTATTTCTACATGGGCCGACTTGTCTATGCCACAGGGGGCAGTCACTCGGTGCGCCGTTGGTATCGTGCCATGAAGCAACATTGTCCCGAGTTGCTCAATAGCGGTTGGCTGAATGACTCAGCGGCCACCGAGCAACCGTGGGAAGTTGATTTGCTCAACCAAATGGTGGCTCAGAATTTAATCACCACAGCCCAAGCCAAGTTAATCACCCAAAGTATTGTCCAAGAGGTGATGTTTGCGCTGATTGAAGAGCGATTCCTGACCAGTCAATGGAAGCCCAACGTCAAAATCGCCCAGCATAGCGCGTTCCTATCGGTAGAACAGGTGATTACTGATGCGCAGAAGATGCGCGATGGTTGGCGGGGATCGGGACTGGGCTATTTACAAGATTGGATGGTCCAGTTTTCCCCGGATCTTGCCCCCATTCTCAAGAGCCCCCCAAACCTGGCATCCCAGGTTTCCCAAGCAACATTCCAAAGTATGATTCGACTTTTGCAGGGGAAGTTAACCCTGTGGGATGTGTCGTTACACATGCGGCGTCCCTTAGCCGATGTGATGCGGGTGTTGATGCCATTTATCCGCCAAGGCGTGATTGAGCTGCAAAATATCCCCGATGTGCCCGCCCCTTGTGCGGTGCCAATGGCAAGCGATCCGCTGCTCTCGAGTCAGCCGAAGTCATTGATCGCTTGTATCGATGATAGTCCGGCGATCGGACAGATTATGGAGTCAATTTTGACCCCCCAGGGTTACGAAGTACTATCGATTCTCAATCCCTTGCAAGGCATTAGCATTTTGCTGGAGCGCAAGCCAGATTTGATTTTCCTCGACTTGGTGATGCCCAATACGAACGGCTATGAGCTATGCACGTTCCTGCGGAAAACCACTTCGTTCCAGGAAACCCCGATTATTATTTTGACGGGTAACGATGGCGTGATCGATCGCGTGCGGGCCAAACTTACAGGCGCATCGGAGTTCTTAGGTAAGCCACCAGAACCACAAAAGGTATTGCAAACAGTGCAAAAACATCTCGGGGGTGAGGTATCTGAAACAGCCACTGATAGCGGCTATGCGGTAATTTAA